A single genomic interval of Arthrobacter globiformis harbors:
- a CDS encoding HU family DNA-binding protein, whose amino-acid sequence MAKNRSELVAEVAGKAGTSQAAVNSVLDALFEVFESSVAAGEKITIPGWLAVERTDRAARTGRNPQTGETIQIAAGHSVKLTAGSKLKAAVSKK is encoded by the coding sequence ATGGCTAAGAACCGTAGTGAACTTGTTGCAGAGGTAGCAGGCAAGGCCGGCACCAGCCAGGCAGCCGTCAACTCCGTGCTCGATGCACTGTTCGAGGTTTTCGAATCTTCTGTCGCCGCCGGCGAGAAGATCACCATCCCGGGCTGGCTCGCAGTTGAGCGCACCGACCGCGCAGCCCGCACTGGCCGCAACCCGCAGACCGGCGAGACCATCCAGATTGCAGCCGGCCACAGCGTCAAGCTGACCGCTGGCTCCAAGCTGAAGGCCGCTGTCTCCAAGAAGTAG